The following proteins come from a genomic window of Montipora capricornis isolate CH-2021 chromosome 9, ASM3666992v2, whole genome shotgun sequence:
- the LOC138017690 gene encoding LOW QUALITY PROTEIN: NEDD4-binding protein 2-like (The sequence of the model RefSeq protein was modified relative to this genomic sequence to represent the inferred CDS: substituted 2 bases at 2 genomic stop codons), whose protein sequence is MPKRRNQGQSVSSLEKNLSEIMSEKSDVDLKWRDTTCRELQSMFSGSVDPEVIQLVLSESNFNVNDAIEKLFVLSGIEENLQPVEKKPESTHLSTSSSQLSGENGRQCISEELGFVKDHQTKNGLQCKSKVQATMECSGLKSSNPAHIEKDVVDTDSVLHAASFSGAITASALPDFPDTVSXQFRELQNQGRASNSAQHLFLQEPSKHEETLQNRNKRTSTGQIEPRNFEAQSPFEMAQHKEYRKVIGAVESELKGRSSKTASSKDWKKAPFPTEEVQQTECQLSEKKTDRLIVGTTVTEASHSKRENKLKTESLVVKNQKSKRKTSPPQNVQNTLSTSDSRKPWYQSAVNSIPQLPTYGIANGLPRKSFTEPPVIQRQFQPLLPSQGYGHVVPAQQRLGLVPVVQSPWQQGLLGHLPSGSFVPQGQTSCPDPLGSLPYRPPFIFSRAAHPSASVRQVRPASAASVHTRIPFIPIIDQKLLILIRGLPGSGKSTLAKKLKGAQGITLSTDDYFYRNQRYEFDTAVLGEAHEWNQKRAKSALEKQISPVVIDNTNTQCWEMKPYVLMGKRLGYHIKFIEPETSWKWNVKELARRNQHRVGIAAISRMKERYEHNVSVEKIINCEEKFEHDKARDDCETNKRTGTDNQNTAQRSSPERGSAENWPGEKVSDGLDGNESRNTIKAGELVGDFKRGVQEKRLKDRPNSERAIEAEVHCESDGGSEFRVVNEITTNENRDKCSPKPQRRPRIRERRTADTRLPSNTGLPGVICQDSMIEQHQEEPPPNKIFVEHELGDQSDTSPMSEPKLIDAVSSDEDVSSFSDSPASSLKSNMTSNEEDLLEEATSSQLSESSISGLETASSSECDAPVLCVPLKDTLDSIFNVTSDANFTKEVSLEENIKYDLKSAEGISGVSQACDNDVNAKRGRNVLKYHKSSDSPPPLSTILASASRSKQKKRGTSSDFKQPLADERKSKQPNHVQQPTDPEPEVKSQQFIVKEESTKSDLSERGLHNNSSQENDTSAEDVFSDVQIQSDVSNEPSCGDSESDVIVGLEFLKTCFPNVDSDLLNSLLIAESGDVMKVVDELLADNGCLPDFTADASEFTEQQSLLGAVSASSASNQISLAEESSLTKKPNSMKQADKILSVVDSSLGSNQENTVSPVKGLGELLTGMEGDHSPGNPSPNTLSPAXSLGHSTFQLTLDPAVALHLIEVFGQFVGVNFQESINPEDLIIDVDKSFAKQLYKKWEMSVQARKGISAGKRGRSPLTSRDPTDARNFVTDQRSAASHRSSPRLSTKPHAGSLKEIMDEELALALSRIDNAPRESDQDIATKLKRKKLYEMFPGVDPVALEEVFQATSYALDPAVEAVKASCNLSERAIPSVVVASGPQNRVTQEDVTRKEAEEDWSWPFVDVPEATRSGDAEGPFQTLEAPSYRDFRAEAYQHHKLRDECFKKAALAFSNKQGQLAQFYAQQGRVHTQKMKEANARAAALILDQTNEGTDENTIDLHGLHVNEAIEVLQNLLIEKSDPNESPSRKGSNVISVITGRGNNSRGGKARIKPAILEYLKKNNYRYTEPHPGQVNVHL, encoded by the exons TAAACGATGCCATAGAAAAACTGTTTGTTTTAAGTGGAATTGAGGAAAACCTGCAGCCTGTGGAGAAGAAACCCGAGAGCACTCACCTTTCAACTTCATCTTCCCAATTATCAGGAGAGAATGGCAGACAATGCATATCAGAAGAGTTGGGATTTGTAAAAGACCATCAAACTAAGAATGGATTACAATGTAAATCAAAAGTTCAAGCAACTATGGAGTGCTCTGGTTTGAAGTCCTCTAACCCAGCTCACATCGAAAAGGATGTAGTTGACACAGACTCAGTATTACATGCAGCCAGTTTTAGTGGGGCAATCACAGCATCTGCATTACCAGATTTTCCTGATACTGTTTCCTAGCAATTTAGAGAGTTGCAAAATCAAGGGAGAGCATCAAACAGTGCACAGCACCTTTTTCTTCAGGAACCTTCTAAACATGAAGAAACACTGcaaaacagaaataaaagaaCTTCCACTGGTCAAATTGAACCAAGAAATTTTGAAGCTCAAAGTCCTTTTGAGATGGCTCAGCATAAAGAATATCGTAAGGTTATAGGAGCTGTTGAATCTGAGCTGAAAGGAAGGAGTTCAAAAACTGCAAGTTCCAAAGACTGGAAAAAAGCACCTTTTCCTACTGAAGAAGTGCAACAGACAGAATGTCAACTcagtgaaaagaaaacagacCGTTTAATTGTAGGAACCACTGTGACAGAAGCATCACACagcaaaagagaaaacaaattgaaaactgAATCTTTGGTAGTAAAGAACCAAAAGAGCAAGAGGAAGACTTCTCCACCACAGAATGTTCAAAATACTTTGTCAACTTCTGACTCCAGAAAACCTTGGTATCAGTCAGCAGTAAATAGCATTCCCCAGTTACCAACATATGGAATTGCTAATGGTTTGCCTCGAAAATCATTCACTGAGCCCCCAGTTATACAACGGCAATTTCAACCACTGTTACCATCACAGGGGTATGGCCATGTAGTACCAGCACAACAAAGGCTCGGTTTGGTGCCAGTGGTACAGTCACCATGGCAGCAAGGACTTTTGGGGCATTTGCCTTCAGGATCTTTTGTACCTCAAGGGCAAACTTCATGCCCTGACCCTTTGGGTTCTCTCCCATACAGACCACCATTCATCTTTTCAAGAG CAGCACACCCTTCAGCTTCTGTGAGACAAGTAAGACCAGCATCTGCTGCTTCTGTGCATACTCGTATTCCATTCATACCAATAATTGATCAAAAGCTGCTTATCCTGATTAGAGGACTGCCAGGGAGTGGAAAATCAACCCTTGCTAA GAAGCTGAAAGGTGCTCAAGGCATCACACTATCAACTGATGACTATTTTTATAGGAATCAACG ATATGAATTTGACACTGCAGTTCTTGGAGAGGCACACGAGTGGAATCAAAAAAGAG CAAAAAGTGCTCTGGAAAAGCAAATATCACCTGTGGTTATTGACAACACAAACACTCAATGCTGGGAAATGAAGCCTTATGTACTGATG GGTAAAAGGCTTGGATACCACATCAAATTCATTGAACCAGAAACCTCATGGAAATGGAATGTAAAAGAACTTGCAAG GCGAAACCAACACCGAGTTGGCATTGCGGCCATCTCGAGAATGAAGGAACGCTATGAACACAATGTTTCAGTGGAAAAGATAATAAACTGCGAGGAGAAGTTTGAACACGATAAGGCTAGGGATGACTGTGAGACCAATAAAAGGACTGGGACTGATAATCAGAATACAGCTCAAAGGTCATCTCCAGAGCGAGGCTCTGCGGAGAATTGGCCCGGAGAAAAAGTGTCTGACGGCTTAGACGGTAATGAAAGCAGAAACACCATCAAGGCAGGAGAATTAGTTGGTGATTTTAAACGCGGAGTTCAAGaaaaaagattgaaagataGGCCGAACTCCGAACGTGCAATAGAAGCCGAGGTTCATTGTGAAAGTGATGGTGGATCTGAATTCCGAGTAGTTAACGAGATTACAACAAATGAAAACCGTGATAAATGCAGTCCCAAACCTCAGCGACGTCCAAGGATTCGTGAAAGAAGAACGGCAGATACTCGCTTACCTTCCAATACAGGATTACCTGGTGTTATCTGTCAGGATAGCATGATAGAACAACATCAGGAGGAACCACCTCCCAACAAGATATTTGTTGAACACGAGCTCGGCGATCAATCTGATACTTCCCCGATGAGTGAGCCAAAGTTAATTGATGCGGTGTCGAGTGATGAGGATGTTTCTTCCTTCTCAGACAGTCCTGCTTCCTCTCTGAAGAGTAACATGACAAGCAATGAGGAAGATCTACTCGAAGAAGCTACGTCCTCTCAGTTGTCAGAATCATCAATCTCCGGTCTTGAGACTGCATCGTCCTCAGAGTGTGACGCGCCCGTTTTATGCGTTCCCTTAAAAGACACACTTGACAGCATCTTTAATGTAACCTCGGATGCTAATTTTACCAAAGAGGTGTCTCTTGAAGAAAACATAAAATATGACTTGAAATCTGCTGAAGGAATTAGTGGCGTGTCTCAAGCATGTGACAATGATGTGAACGCCAAACGAGGCAGAAATGTGCTAAAATACCATAAGTCTTCTGACAGCCCTCCACCCTTGTCAACTATTTTGGCTTCTGCCTCACGATCAAAGCAGAAAAAACGTGGGACCAGCAGCGATTTCAAACAGCCACTCGCTGATGAAAGGAAGTCCAAACAACCAAATCACGTACAACAGCCAACGGATCCGGAACCGGAAGTGAAATCCCAACAGTTTATTGTCAAAGAAGAATCAACAAAAAGTGATCTATCAGAGCGCGGTCTCCATAACAACAGTAGCCAAGAGAACGATACTTCCGCTGAAGACGTTTTCAGCGATGTACAAATCCAGTCTGACGTCTCGAATGAGCCTTCATGCGGGGATTCAGAAAGTGACGTGatagttggtctggagtttttGAAAACGTGTTTTCCGAATGTGGACAGTGATTTATTAAATTCGCTGCTCATAGCTGAAAGCGGTGATGTTATGAAAGTTGTTGATGAACTACTCGCTGATAATGGCTGTTTACCGGATTTCACTGCAGACGCCTCTGAATTTACTGAACAGCAAAGTCTTTTGGGTGCGGTATCAGCCTCCTCGGctagcaatcaaatttcgcTTGCAGAGGAAAGCTCTTTAACTAAAAAGCCAAACTCGATGAAACAAGCAGATAAAATTCTGAGTGTCGTTGATTCTTCACTTGGAAGCAATCAAGAAAATACTGTGTCTCCTGTCAAGGGCCTTGGTGAGTTGCTTACAGGAATGGAGGGCGATCATTCACCTGGAAATCCGAGTCCGAATACCTTGAGTCCTGCCTAGTCTCTCGGTCACAGTACGTTTCAGCTGACTCTTGATCCCGCAGTAGCGCTGCATTTGATCGAGGTTTTTGGACAGTTTGTTGGGGTCAACTTTCAAG AATCGATAAATCCTGAAGATCTCATCATAGATGTGGATAAATCCTTTGCGAAACAGCTGTACAAAAAATGGGAAATGAGTGTTCAG gcACGGAAGGGGATTTCTGCTGGCAAAAGAg GTCGATCGCCGCTAACATCCCGTGATCCAACAGATGCAAGGAATTTCGTTACTGACCAGCGTTCAGCAGCCAGTCACAGATCCTCTCCTCGCCTATCGACTAAGCCCCACGCAG gttccTTGAAGGAAATAATGGATGAAGAGCTTGCACTGGCGCTCAGCAGAATTGACAAC gCGCCTCGTGAGAGCGACCAAGACATTGCTACCAAgcttaaaagaaagaaactctACGAAATGTTTCCAGGTGTCGATCCTGTGGCTTTGGAAGAGGTTTTTCAAGCCACTAG TTATGCCTTGGACCCGGCAGTTGAAGCCGTAAAAGCATCTTGCAACTTGTCTGAACGGGCAATTCCCAGTGTCGTGGTCGCATCCGGGCCCCAGAACCGAGTCACCCAAGAAGACGTGACCAGAAAG GAAGCCGAAGAAGATTGGAGCTGGccttttgtggatg TCCCAGAGGCCACCCGGTCAGGTGATGCTGAGGGCCCGTTCCAGACTCTTGAGGCTCCTAGTTACCGGGATTTCCGGGCGGAAGCGTATCAGCATCACAAACTGAGAGACGAATGTTTTAAGAAAGCTGCTCTTGCTTTCTCCAACAAGCAGGGACAACTGGCTCAGTTTTACGCACAACAG GGCCGTGTACATacacagaaaatgaaagaaGCAAATGCAAGAGCGGCAGCGTTGATTTTGGATCAAAC AAACGAAGGAACGGACGAGAATACAATTGATTTACACGGTTTACAcgtaaatgaagcaattgaAGTTCTGCAGAACCTCTTGATTGAAAAGTCAG ATCCAAATGAAAGTCCATCCAGAAAAGGTTCCAATGTTATTTCAGTGATCACGGGACGTGGGAATAACAGCCGCGGAGGAAAAGCTCGGATCAAGCCCGCCATATTGGAATATCTCAAGAAAAACAATTACAG GTATACGGAACCACATCCAGGCCAGGTGAACGTTCATCTTTAG